DNA sequence from the Liolophura sinensis isolate JHLJ2023 chromosome 1, CUHK_Ljap_v2, whole genome shotgun sequence genome:
aggccctgcctggtttcctctaccataGCCCTGTCTGAgctttgtcaggcacctggtgTGGTTCAGTGGTTTTTtccaggctctgcttggtttcctctaccataGCCATGTCTGAGCTTTGTCAGGCAGCTGGTGAGGTGCTGTGGTTACCTGCATGCTCTgcttgatttcctccacccaaaaccCTATCTGAgctttgtcaggcacctggtaAAGTGCTGTGATAAcctccaggctctgcttggttttctctACCATAGCCCTCTCTGAACTTTGTCGGGCACCTGGTGAAGTactgtggtttcctctaccatAGCCTTGTCTGAGCTTTGTCGGGCACCTGGTGAAGTACTGTGGTTACCTCCAGGCACGGCTTGGTTTTCTCTACCTTAGCCCTCTCTGAACTTTGTTGGCCACCTGGTGAGGTGCTGTGGTTACCTCCaggctttgcttggtttcctctaccatagctctgtctgtgttttGTCAAGCACCTGGTCGGTTCCAGTGGTTACCTCCaggctttgcttggtttcctctaccatagctctgtctgtgttttGTCAAGCACCTAGTGAGGTGCTGTGGTTACCTCCaggctttgcttggtttcctctaccataGCTCTGTCTGAGCTTTGTCGGGCACCTGGTGAGGTGCTGTGGTTACCTCCAGGCTCTGAttggtttcctctaccataGCCTTGTCTGAGCTTTGTCGGGCACCTGGTAAAGTGCTGTGGTTACCTCCAGGCTTTGCTTGGCTTACTCTACCATAGCTCTGTCTGAGTTTTGTTGGGCACTGCAatgctctgtttggtttcctccaccatggCCCTGGCTGACCTTTGTCAAGCACCTGGTGTGGTCCAGTGGTTACTtccaggctctgcttggttccCTCTACCATAGCCATGTCGAGCACCTGGTGAGGTACTGTGGTTACCTCCAGGCATGGCTTGGTATCCTCTACCTTAGCCCGCTCTGAGCTTTGTCGGGCACCTGGTGAGGTGCTGTGGTTACCTCCAggctttggtttcctccactcataataCTGTCCAAGCTTGTCAAGCACCTGGTCGGTTCCAGTGGTTACCTCCAGGCTTTGCTTGATTTCCTCTACCATAGCGCTGTCTGGgctttgtcaggcacctggtgGGGTGCTGTGGTTAcctccaggctctgcttggtttcctctaccataGCCCTCTCTGAGCTTTGTCGATACCTGGTGAAGTgctgtggtttcctctaccatGGCCTTGTCTGAGCTTTGTCGGGCACCTGGTGAGGTGCTGTGGTTACCTCCAGGCATTGCTTGGTTTTCTCTACCTTAGTCCTCTCTGAGCATTGTCGGGCACCTGGTGAGGTGCTGTGGTTACCTCCAGGCTTTGCTTTGTTTCCTCCACTCGTAACACTGTCCAAGCTTGTCAAGCACCTGGTCAGTTCCAGTGGATACTGCCAGgttttgcttggtttcctctaccgTAGCCCTGTCTGAGCTTTGTCGGTCACCTGGTGAGGTGCTGTGGTTACCTCTAGGCTTTACTTGGTTTCCTCTACTACAGCTCTGTCTGAGTTTTGTCGGCACCTAGTGAGGTGCTGTGGTTACCTCTaggctttgcttggtttcctctaccataGCCCTGTCTGAGCTTTGTCGGACACCTGGTGAGGTGCTGTGGTTACCTCTaggctttgcttggtttcctctaccataGCCCTGTCTGAGTTTGTTCGGACACCTGGTGAGGTGCTGTGGTTACCTTTaggctttgcttggtttcctctaccataGCCCTGTCTGAGTTTGTTCGGACACCTGGTGAGGTGCTGTGGTTACCTCTAGgttttgcttggtttcctctaccataGCCCTGTCTGAGTTTTGTTGGACACCTGGTGAGGTGCTGTGGTTACCTCCATGGTTTTCTCTACCATAGCCCTCTCTGAGCTTTGTCGGGCACCTGGTGAGATgctgtggtttcctctaccGTAGCCCTGTCTGAGCTTTGTCGGTCACCTGGTGAGGTGCTGTGGTTACCTCTAGGCTTTATTTGGTTTCCTCTACTATAGCTCTGTCTGAGTTTTGTCGGCACCTAGTGAGGTGCTGTGGTTACCTCTaggctttgcttggtttcctctaccataGCCCTGTCTGAGCTTTGTCGGACACCTGGTGAGGTGCTGTGGTTACCTccaggctctgcatggttttctCTACCATAGCCCTCTCTGAGCTTTGTCGGGCACCTGGTGAGATgctgtggtttcctctaccatAGCCCTCTCTGAGCTTTGTCGGGCACCGCcaggctctgtttggtttcctctccaTGTCCTCAAACTTCCGTACATATAGCCTCAGTGGATGTCCCCAAACTTCCCTGTATATAGTCTCAGCTGGTGTCTCCAGACTACCCTGTATATAGTCTCAGCTGGTGTCTCCAGACTTCCCTGTATATAGTCTCAGCTGGTGTCTCCAGACTACCCTGTATATAGTCTCAGCTGGTGTCTCCAGACTACCCCGTATATAGTCTCAGCTGGTGTCTCCAGACTTCCCTGTATATAGTCTCAGCTGGTGTCTCCAGACTACCCTGTATATAGTCTCAGCTGGTGTCTCCAGACTACCCTGTATATAGTCTCAGCTGGTGTCTCCAGACTACCCTGTATATAGTCTCAGCTGGTGTCTCCAGACTACCCTGTATATAATCTCAGCTGGTGTCTCCAGACTACCCTGTATATAGTCTCAGCTGGTGTCTCCAGACTACCCTGTATATAGTCTCAGCTGGTGTCTCCAGACTTCCCTGTATATAGTCTCAGCTGGTGTCTCCAGACTACCCTGTATATAGTCTCAGCTGGTGTCTCCAGACTACCCTGTATATAGTCTCAGTTGATCTGTCTCCAAACTTCCCTGTATATAGTCTCAGCTGGTGTCTCCAGACTACCCTGTATATAGCCACAGTTGATCTGTCTCCAAACTTCCCTGTATATAGCCTCAGCTGGTGTCTCCAGACCTCCCTGTATATAGCCTCAGTCGATGTCCCCAAACTTCCCTGTATATAGTCTCAGTTAGTGTCTCCAGACTACCCTGTATATAGCCACAGTTGATCTGTCTCCAATCCTCTTGTGCATATGGCCTCAACAGGTCTCCCCAACTTCCGTTTACATTTCCGTCCATTTAAGTCCCATTTTGCAGTTTTAGTTTCCTCCTCGCTCACGCCGATATTCTAGCTTCTATAGTTAATTTCACGTGTCAATTCTTTCTGCATCTAATTCGTGTCCATGCAAAAAAGTATCGTGTAGACAACCTGGGACCGGTGAAGAGGATTAGCCGAATCCGTTTAATTACCACAGAAAGGACTTGTTAAGAGAATGTCTTTATTCGTATAACTGTACATGACATGTATTCATAACTAAGAGTGTACTAATGTAAAAGTATAAAGAATAACGAAACCAATATTGAAAACgtgagcaaatacatgtatgacaaaatattcattttacataaaaatgtaaaaaaaaaaaattttgtaaatgttattcGTGAATTATTTCTAAATTTTCTTGATCTTGaacacatgtaatattaaaaacgtacctatatatatatatatatatatatatatatgtatgtatgtatgtatgtatgtatgtatgtttccCTGGTGTAACTTATGTACGTAAATAACACACGTTATACAGATATATCCTTGAGAGAAATCTGATTATTCCTTTTGATAAAAAATGTTTGATACTTGTCCTTATGTCGTGTGATCTCTTGTCTGTTTTACCATATATTTTAACACGCACCATTTggtattttgatgaaatttttgtGTCTGCTAAATAACAAGGGCATGTACGGAATATAAGTAAGAAGTGTTTCTGCAGCCGTGAGTTGTGTTGTATGAACTATTTAGGCATATTAAGTGTGTTTACGTGTGTTATTATAAACTATTCAGGGGCCGAGGCTAATAAAATTGAATTTGTTTATTAAGTGAAGCACCACTGGTTTGTAAACCATATAAGCATGTAACTGAATAGGTTTATCGTATCCACAGCGCACGAATGATGGTATAGACCATTTGTCAGCGCTCAGAAGGTTTACTATCACCTGCCCTATAAAGCTGAAAGTAATCGAATGAATGTACCGTAATGTGTGCACCTCTAATCTTAGGCACGGTTGTGTTCTTGTGTTGTAGATAGTCATCACGGGTACTGAACCTCAGTGATGTATCACATCTTCAGCAATTTACCAGTGTAGTCAAAGTGCAGACAGGTAGCCCTATGAGTGGCAATTGTCTGAGGGCTGGATGGCACTATAACTAGCAGAATGTGAATTTTAAGCTTTGAGTACGAATAACCTATGCTTCATATCCCCATAAATGGTACATCATGCcaagtatgtgtgtgttgtctTAACCTACTTTAGCTTGTCTATTTACCACACACACCTTAACCTGAATGTTGGCGTCCGCCAGCCAATCCTACAAGCGTAAAAGCTAACAAGGAAATATATATGTCCCTACATACGTGACCAAAACGATGGGAAAGTTTTTACGCCTTAAGTAAATGGGGTCGGAGTAGTGTAACCTGTTCTACACTGCTGTCTTTGCGCTGACGATTTGTGGGCACATTGGTGACGTAGTTCTTATGTATTATAAGACAACACTTGTCAGTCTGGCTTGGACCCGAATCCTCAATTCGTGGTAAAAAGATACCCAATTATTATCACATATTTTCTAACAAATTGAATAGCTATAAATGCACATAATATCTAGAGTATCTATAGTTTGGTATCTCTGGTTTCTTGCTCCACGACCTCGGAGTATGGTGGGGGTTGTATGGTGGAGCCGTTCCTTACACCGTCTTTCTCCGCCGCTTGTCTCTCCTTTTCCAAAGCTGAACTTATTCCGGCCATGGCCGGATTGTCATAGGACTGCTTCTCAGCATCTGGCTGCTTTGTGCCCGAGGATCGTCGTTCCTTCTGTAAGACACCAGAAAGCAATGCACCATGTATTTAGCACGTGAATACTCGGGTACCACCGCTTGGCTGGCTGTTTGTAGGTTTGGAAAAATAATTGACTTTTATCCTTCTATAATAAAATAAgctaaatatgtaaaaaaaaaaaaaaaaaaaacatggtagGATGATGCTGGGCTGTGTTCCACTTATGTGGGGTTGTGGTTGTAGGCGGGAGGTGGGAGGGCGTTGGGTTCGTACAACGTGAGCtttcacacaaaatgttattatCGGATAATATGTTGTTGCGCCAAACTCATACGTTTGACTGATAGACAGGGGACAGACTGTTTTCGAAAGATAGATGACGAGAACATTGTCAGGCTATGCCCTCGTATTTCTCTCCTGGTGGCTGGAGTTAGTTAAGTGGTACAAGCAAACACATCCGTCTTTGCGACATGCGAATCTTACATTGCTGTGATCGATGCCAAATCGGAAAGGTTTTCTCCAGCTGTCTGGCAGGAATGGGCAGAGGACGTCCATCAGTGGGCAGATCAGCTTGGGGTCGAGATCCTTAGGCCTGGTAAAACCTAACACAAACAAACGACAGGGTTAACAGCGGTGGCGCCTCCTTCACCGACAAGTTTGTGTACCATGTACCGGGGGTGAAGAAGATGTACATAtcaacaaatacacatatagGTGTACACAGACAAACGTGGTAGGGGTGTATATATCGACTTGTGTCTTGTCGGTACGTCGGTATGTCCACCCctatcatgtatatgtttttacatGGAGGTGAACATATTGACAAGACACATAGAGATGAACATACCTACAAGACAAATGGAGACGGACATACCGACAACACAAACAGGGTTGGGTATACTGATCAGACATATAAAGACGGACATACCAACAAGTCAGGCATCGACGTAAACAGAAGCCTACCAACACAATGCAAAGGTGGACACAAATAGGTGGACATACCGACAAGACACATACAGGTGAACATACCGACAAAACACACAGATGGACATACCGACAAGACATATAAAGGTGGACATATCGAAAAGATGCATACAGGTGAACATTCCGAAAAGACACATACAGGTGAACATACTGACAAGACGCTTACAAGTGGACATACCAACAAGACACATGGAGATGGACATGCCAACAAGACACATGGAAGTGGACATGCCGACCAGACACATAGAACTAGACATACCGACAAGACACATGGAAGTGGGCATACCGACAAAACTCAGAGGTGGACATACTAACAAGACACATGGAAGTGGGCATATCAGCAAGACACATGGAGATGGACCTATCGACAAAACTTAGAGGTGAACATACTAACAAGACACATGGAAGTGAGCATATCAACAAGACACATGGAGATGGGCCTACCGACAAAGCACAGAGAGATGAACATACCGACAAGAAACATGGAAGTGGGCATGTCAACAAGACATATGGAGATGGACATACCGACAAGATACAGAGAGGTGGACACACCGACAAGATACATAGAAGTAGACACACCGACAAGACGCCTTGGAGATGGACATACCGACAAGACACATGGAAGTGGGCATACCGACAAGACACAGAGAGGTGGACATACCAACAAGACACAGAGAGGTGGACATACCGACAAGACACAGAGAGGTGGACATAACGACAAAGCACATGTGGGTGGCCACAAAAGGGCTTTACAGCGGCAAGATACGAATAACGTTGTATATGCCGGCACAGTCACAGAAAGTGCAAGTGAAATTACAAAAAGTATCCTGCAGGACATAGGTGGACATACCGCGCTTTACATTACTGACTAGCAGAAAGAAACAATACACTAGCGGGAAAAGTGAAAATTCGGTCCGAAAGTACAGAATCTGCTTTATAATACATGGGCCCTCACCGTCAAATGATTAATATACCTTAGcttacatacaatatatatatatatattggataaAACTATGTAGATTTGTAATCAAGGTTGACCTCTGGGTGCCACTCGTCGACAATAACAATATATTTTCTAGCATTACCTGGTCAGTACCAATCATTGTGAATTTCTTACCTGTCGCACAGCTAACGAGGAGCCCGACGACAACACAGGTAAGGACAGCGATAGCGCTATACCACAGGTAGGACACGGTGTACAGGATGTAGTCAGGGGAGCTACAATAAACCAATACAGACACGTAAATAACGCGTCTTACTTCAGGGGTGTCTGAGATTCCTTGGCATTTTCAGCATTGATGAACATCTGTTCGTTGAATATAAACTGTTAGTCAGCACGATTTATTTGACCATCATTTGGCAGATGACCTCACGTCAATATCCATTTTCACAGTTCTTTATCATCagttacattacatacacttacatacacacacatgtacacacagacaTCTACACTCATATAGCCTGTACTCACTGTGTGGTGGTCTCCATGGCTGCCAATGTGGTGGTCTCCGTGACTACCTGTGTCGCTGCCTCGGTGACCCCCGCCATTGTGGAGGTCATTGTCATGTTCAGTGTGGTGGACACCGTTGTGCTGGTTAGGTTCCAGTTGCAGGCTATCGTGCTGATGTTTGGTGGGGTGGGCCTGATGGGTGGTTTGTACACCTGAGCTCCAATACCGATCCAGAAGAGGAAGGCCAGGCTGGAGAAGAGACCAGCATACGCTCCCTGCCAGGTGTAACCAGTAGATACAGTCATCAGTAAACCAGCAATTAACAGTAGGCCTATCTTGCTATCAACTCACACTCGTACAACTAGCTTACATCCGCACTGTTACCTCACACCCGTAGTATTAGCTCATTACTATTAACTcatctgtaggcctactatgAGTTTTCTTCCGTACTATTAGCTCACACGTGTGCGACACTTCTACGTTCCTCAGCCCAAATAAGCAATACTCATTTTCAGTACAAACACTGAAGTTCCACAAAAGAATTTATGAATGATATCCATCGAAATACTTCTTTTTCTGTGCAGACGTTACATAAACAAAAAGGACTGAAGACCAAGAATTCCTCTGTGAAAGATTTCAGGGTGCAATTTTTGGGATTGCTTGTCTCCTTATTTACTCACATATGCGTTGGCCCAGGGAAAAATCATGCCCAGGGTGAACACTCCCAGTAATGGTCCAGCTATCATCCCGAACAGTGAGAGAGCAGCCTATACCGGGAGCAAAATTACCTCAATcaattgtcacatttatttatttagttgaatGGTGTTTATCACCAATCAACAAGCTAAAGCCGTCAAACCAGAGAACAACCAACAGCTCTCAGCATGACTGTCCTCACATATAAGGTATTATTTACGACCTCATTCTCAATATAACATAGTTAAAATAATATCGTGAAAACATTCTCAGACAATGTCTGTAAAGAGTGGGTATATTTCTACTTTAACAGTCTTTCAGTTAACACAAAGACAGTAGAAATGGTGTAATTACATTGAAAAAATAAAGAGACAATACGATGTTTTCTGAGTGACATCAGAACAGGCTATACCACTGCTAAAACTATTAAGTTATGTATGGCCGATTTttctgttattccagcagaCTACTTTTGTTGGTATAACGGTGTACCGTGTTGCCAGTagcataatattatgttacagtAAAATAATATTCTAGCACCTCTCTGAAAACATAATGCCGTGTTAAATTTAAAGTATTAGTTTTTAGAGCAAAGGAGAAAAACGTACCTGTAACACACCACCCAACAGAGAGGCCACGTACGATAAAGCCAGGCACACGACCCCACACACAACAGCTGTAACGACCAACACACGGCATGTGCAATTAGCAGTGAAACACTGAGGTCCATTAAACTGAAAAGCACCGTTAACTAAGGTCACAAATATGACAGCACTCCATCGTACAGGACGCtataacttgtaacttgtaCAATCTTGGTCCCCATCTATAAGGCAATCCTAGCATTTAAAATGTGTTAATTATTGCCCTGAGAGCCGTTATGTGGAAGCTAATACAATATCGAACTAACGCCAAATGGATATTAAGTTGCTATGAATTGGTGAAATCTCTATATTACTCATAATGCTGATACGGTAGCCTGTCCGAAAAAAGCCAATTCAACACCTTTATCATACAAACGTATATATTAAGCCTGACATATACGAAGTACGATGACAAGACATGCTGGATTGTAGACTTACCCAGAATCCTGCTAACTGTCATGGCtgttttttcattcatatcCTTGATGAAGTACTGGCTAATGACATCGGTGAGTATTACAGCTGACAGAGAATTCAGGCCTGATGAGATCGTGCTGAGACAAATACACGGCGTCAAAATTAACTACATATATTCGATGTTACATCAAATGTCAACGTGAGAAGACAATATTGGAACTCATAAATTCAAAATTACATTTACCTTTTCAGCAAATTCACCTTCAATTTACAACTACATTAACAAGAACTGTTATTTCACAGGCCAAACCCATCAATATAGAAAGCATGCTTCACAACGGAATGGACAAAATAGTTAACACTGACGTTGCTTAGATCGACAAGTACTCAAATGACCAATTGAGCGCATCGCTTTTCCACAAATACAGTGTCTAGAACTATTATATATGACCATATTCGTATGTAAATGGTACGGTAAGCAAGGTCGCAGTAACAAATGACACAAATGGTTTTCCATATAGCTTAGGCCTACCTCAGGGCGCCAGAGAATAGACAGGAGATGAAGAGTCCGGGAATGCCGGGAATCTTTCCTAGGACGTCCATCACAAACAGTGGGTAGAGCTGGGGGCGGGAGTGGTGTAATCAGGGTAAGGTGGGGGTAACAATGCTATGCATCATAAACAGGAAGGCTTGGTACAACAGTTATTACTTATTATtgccgtttatttatttatttatttatttatttatctattctccAGCGAGAGCTAAGTTGGAGCGGTGGCCTTATTGGGCAGAGGCCGATCGGCCGTGGAGAGAACAACCCTTTACACAAATGAGCCAGCCTGAACCGTTATTTGTTCACATCAATGCACGACAGTAAGTGGCAGGGTCGAAAAACTCACCTGGTCGGACGCAAAGATGAGTCCAAAGGCTTTGGGGTCACATTCACTGTAGAAGGCGTAGATAACGATTCCGATCAGACAGCAGAGATACAGGATGAGGCAGAGTCCCGGGAAGTTTAGCCATAGCGAGCTGAAACGATCACAATACTCCAAGTAATGCATAGGTGCGCACTGAAACGCTGACAATGCTGCGAGTAATACATAGGTGTGAACTGAAACGATAACTACACCCCAAGTAATGCATAGGTACGAACTGAAACAGTCACAATACCACAAGTAATGCATAAGTGCGCACTGAAACGCTGACAATGCTGCGAGTAATACATAGGTGCGAACTGAAATGGTAACAATACCCCGAGTAATACATAGGTGCAAAGTGAAACGGTAACAATACCCCCAAGTAATGCATAGGTGCGAACTGAAACGGTGACAATACCGCAAGTAATGCATAGTTGCGTACTGAAACGGTAATGTATACGTGAGAAGAATAGCACACAATGCCAAGAGCAGAACACAATGGGGCAGGTAATGTATAGGGAAGAACCAAGAGTAGAACACCATACTCCAAATAATGTATAGGTGCTAGCCAAGAGTAGAACATACTGAATACTGCAGGTAATGTATACGTGAGAACCAAGAGTAGAACATATTGAATACTGCAGGTAATGTATGGGTGAGAACCAAGAGCAGAACacaatactccaggtaatgtaTAGGCGTGGGCCAAGATAAGAACACAATACTCTAGATAATGTGTAGGGCTAGGTGGGAGTCAACGATGAAACACAGTACTCTAGATTATGTACAGGCCAAGGTGCGAGTCAACGATGGGACacaatactccaggtaatgtaAAGGCCTAAGTGTGAATCAACGATGGGACACAATACTCCAGATAATGTACAGGCTTAGGTGTGAGTC
Encoded proteins:
- the LOC135467583 gene encoding sodium-coupled monocarboxylate transporter 1-like; the protein is MSDYDESISFRSGQKNTFHWLDYVLFGAMLSGSAGIGVFYAIKDRKRQNTKEFLLAGSNMNPLVVALSLLASFMSAITLLGTPAEMYNYGTMYFWIGLSYLFVVFGAAHVYIPIFYNLNVTSAYEYLEKRFSRGVRTAGSITFCIQMLLYMAIVLYAPSLALNAVTGFTLWGSVISVGVVCIFYTTLGGMKAVLWTDAFQASMMFAGLIAVLIQGSIVKGGFENAWQIAAENHRVYFTDFDPDPAVRHSFWALVVGGTFTWVAIYGTNQAQVQRACTCGTLRRAQISLWLNFPGLCLILYLCCLIGIVIYAFYSECDPKAFGLIFASDQLYPLFVMDVLGKIPGIPGLFISCLFSGALSTISSGLNSLSAVILTDVISQYFIKDMNEKTAMTVSRILAVVCGVVCLALSYVASLLGGVLQAALSLFGMIAGPLLGVFTLGMIFPWANAYGAYAGLFSSLAFLFWIGIGAQVYKPPIRPTPPNISTIACNWNLTSTTVSTTLNMTMTSTMAGVTEAATQVVTETTTLAAMETTTHSPDYILYTVSYLWYSAIAVLTCVVVGLLVSCATGFTRPKDLDPKLICPLMDVLCPFLPDSWRKPFRFGIDHSNKERRSSGTKQPDAEKQSYDNPAMAGISSALEKERQAAEKDGVRNGSTIQPPPYSEVVEQETRDTKL